From Bactrocera oleae isolate idBacOlea1 chromosome 4, idBacOlea1, whole genome shotgun sequence:
GTGACGTAATTGAATGATTCAGTATCAGGACCCATATAACCATATCTACCAAAGCTTTAATAACAGCGTCTCATTTGGATACGGCCTCATGCATGAGGTGGAATCTACAATCGAGTCTTTAGCTGAAATACAAAACTTTAGCTCGCATTAACTAAGTGGAACCATCTTGAAAAAGATTAAGTAAATCATGAATAAATGGCTGGaatgatttttttgaaattgccCCGAATTTCAATCTTTCCGAACCAGTTACAGACCAAGTAACCACTCCACTTCCACCTGTTGTTGGCGTGTGCGTGTTTCTTCACTTAAAAATTCTGCTTCTTAGCGCAGCATATGCCGCATAACTGGTAGCATGTGGCGGATGACGGGTGGGGATGGCGTCGTGGCATTTGCAGTTTCGCCGATTAAACGTGTTTCGCCTATTGTTCTCCGTTTGGACGCTTGAGCGCACGTGTGCCTGCAATTACACTTAACTGTTATTGTTTCGCGTACTCATTGCTTTTGTCGCTGCTTCTTCTGCCGCTGCAGTTGATTTAACTattgttgtttgtattattGCCGTGAGTAGTCGCTTTAATTACTTGTGTCCCATTGTATTGTAATTGTTAACTCTTGCTCTCCTTTGCAGTTTCATTTCCGGCGCTTTTTGACTTTTAATGGcatgtttatttacatttttctctatttttcACAGTGTCCGGACGTCCGCCGCCCTGCTGGCCACACACCTTTCCCGGCGGTTGTCAGAATTATAACGTTTAAAATGTGAAAATGCGACAAATGCTGAATTACCTGGGAGGTTGTCGATCTAGTGAGCGCCATTGTCGCGAGACAAGCAGTcccacagacagacagacagttagGGAGACTGGCGCATGAAACCGAGCTAAAAGATGTGGTAATAAAGCTTTTCATAATAAGAAATGCTCAGCGGAAATGAGCCAGCAAAAAACTATGTTGTAGTAAATGAACAAAATGGTGGTGGGAAACCTTAAAGCGTTGCATTTGTCAAGCAGAAAGTAGAAAAAATAGGGATGACCATGTTGTGCAAAGAATTGTTCGAGATTCACTTTGAACACTTACTATGAGGCAACATAGCGGTATGCCGTAGTATGCTTCCAAATGTTATTAGCGCATCCTTTACTCTAGAAGATATCAAGAGCAATACCTTAATATGCTGACATCGTCCATACTATCAATCTACTAACGTTTTAAAGTCAGATGACAGGTCAATGATAATTTTTCCGGGTCTGCAGTTGTGGGGGATGCAACTCATATTAGATTATTCAGGTTGAGTACTGCGAtaggtttggttttttttagcAGAGTCACCTGTGTTATAAATCATAAGCTCAAAGGGAGCCATCTTCGGAGCATCGGAAGCGCAGAGTTGGCTTGCGAAAGGAAACCTTGATATCACAGCAATGATGAATCGCGACGTACTAACAAATCGagaccaaatttttttttttcgacaagAATTTTCTTGGGACCATCGGTACTAACTCGAAATATGTACCTCCCATACCAGCCTTGTCTTAGGCCATTTTTGATGCTGCGAATGTTGGCTGCACACAGCAAGTGCTAGAAGATAAAGGAGGTAGAGCCAGCAGCGATCAGCTCGAAGGTACACTCGAACTGGCTgttgctcacacacacacacacacacacagtgagCACAAAAGGTCATTTAAACATTTAGCGCAAAAAACGGTAAAAACTAGGTTTAAGTGTCTTCATCGGTACTAAGTGctttctacacacacacacacccaggCAGAGGTACATACTGCGCACCATTAGGAAGCAGGAAAATGCTGAAACTGTGTGCCCAACTTTGTGTTAGGAAAAAGCTGCAATGGTGTTGTGCACAATAGGAATACAATGAAGTGCACGAAAGAGTGCAAAGAAAGTGGCACAAAAAGCGCCATATGCTCGCGCTGCTGCACTCATTACGCTAATTGGCGTAGCAATCAGAACGATCCGTGTTCTTCGCTGCCACTTCGAACGGCCGCTTTGATGACGGCACTGTTTTTGCCCTTTGTCGCTATGTCGCGTGCGAACCGTTACAACTGCAACGTCAATACTCGATTAGGAAGTGTACACACTGTCATCCTGTGCGCCTAGAAGTGTACCTCATTTATGCGAACCATCGACATTTTTTAGTTGctgcacattttttattttctttaaccaATAATTTCTTTGCAGTTTGGTTGAAGTGCCATTACAGTCCATGGTCCTTTGCGAGCCCTTTCGTCCGCAAGCAGCTGCACTGGCCTACCGTTGTGGAACGCCTGTACCCAAGCTACTTCATCgaagcacacacgcacacacgttCGCGTAGAGCTGTAACTGAGTTGCAATAACGAACCCAATAGCCTTGAGTCTTCGACGAAGGACATCGCGCATAACTCGTGTCAAGAAAGGGAAGTGTCATAAAGTGAAAGAAACGAGTTGGTAAAACTAAAAAGTGCATTGAAtatgcaaaattgaaataacAAACGCTGCACAGTTAGTTAGTTAGAGGTtcttgtgggtgtgtgtgtgtgtgtgtatctctGCATATAAAAGCTCAAATGAACTGATCCATTAATAGTCGCTGGTCTCCTCTTCAACTTACCTATGAAGCCACTCAGTAGCACACACACTCTCTTTAGATACATAAGCCCATTCTTGCTACAGTATTCATGTAATAAGGTGTGTGGAATAAGGAGGAGAAGCAAACGCAACGTTGAACCCGGTACAGTTGCTAAATCATCAAAGCagtaaatttgcataaaatgtcttgattattattttcaatggaAAAATGTTAACGATGATAGACTTAACATAAATATGTCTGTAGAAAAGGAGTATATTCTAGTAGAAGAAGTTGAGCGTAAGGAGCTTTCTGCTTTGAAAGAGAGAACAAGTACCACTCGGCAAATCGATCCCTTTTCCGACCaacatcaaatatatatttatccaATAAGGTCGCCACTCGTCAGTCACTCCAAATGTACTTCTCTCAGGAACAGTTTCACATAAAACCCTTTAGCATTTGGAACAACttttaaagcataaaaaagTTACATAGAGGAGAGAGAAAATTACATTACATTCACAAATAACCAGTCCTCCCTTGAATGTTACATCAGAAAGATTCATTTGACCTCATCAAGCCACTACAGTTTCTCACATGGTTAGCTTTCAATCGAAATCAAGAGAGTTTTCACTCTTGTAGAAATACGGGGCATACAAAGTGGTCGACATAAAAGCAAGTCTGCCAGCAAATCAACCACTTCTAGCATCAGATATGATGATAATCAAAGAGGGCGTTTTGACACTACTATAAAAATTCACATCTTCTTCTTCATAATGTGATACTCTCAGTGTGCACGCATTCTTTCCAACAATGGCAggcttaaaaacttaaaagtatcACTCACAGCAGCTCAGAGACGCTCAATAGAGAGCACATTTAACATGATGTATAGAGGTTGTTCTACTATAGCTCTCTCGATTCTATTTGTAAAGTAAGTTATTGCTTAACTTTTGtcttaatttttgatttcttattTCTGCATACATTTCTTTTCTCTCGTGCCACAGGCCACAGTGCTACAGGCAGTCCCAGTGCTTTCACACATCTCTTATAAATGCACTGGTTGAGATAGTCTTCAGAATTAGTGGAAATGCTCCAAAATTACCGCACGATTAACAGAATTTTTTGTTCTAATTCTCTATAAAATATGACCATCGGAGCCAACTTGGTTTCCCGTTTCTTACTTTCCAAAGTATCGAAGGAAACACACGCGCAACCAGAAGAAATATTGTTGCACACTTAACTGCAATCGTTTAGTCTCGATTAATTCACAACTGCAGCCAGTCCGTGTGGTCTGGTCGTTGTGATTTGCTTCAGTTGTTCCAGGAATCCATTAACCGCTAACTCATACATGGCTGGTTTTGCATTATCCTTTGATTATGTTAAAAGCTTTtggtaaatttttctttagcaaatTTGTACCGTTTTGGCGCTTCCATCTTCATTTAAATATAGTTCCACTGTCATTTGTAATATTCATTATTTCTCCTGCACTTCTTATTACTTTTACTGTTATTTGTACCGTGATGGGCTTCGTGTGCAAAAGAAAATTGACGCTACGTCTCGACCACGTCGACTAAAATTGCTAAATCGCTGCAATTttattgtatgcatgtgtgcatgtgtaggCTAGAATGCATTTTGAACTTtctattttgaagtttttgcaAAACCGTTTACTATACAAAAAGAGAATTGCACTAATATGCTTAGAAGACCGCAACgagatatttgtaaaaaatgccATTCGTTTTATTCGATCCTTTACCGGGGTACTCGAGAATAACTCTGCTTACAAGGCTGTTTTCAAGAGTCGTAGTATACAACGCCCTGAAAATAGAGATCGAGCTCTTCGCGGAGATGGCGGTAGTCTGTATGAGAAAACTTGTCAAAGCCGAGACGAAGACTATGTAACAAGACTTCAATTTTATGATGGGTTAGcagtaaactaaaataaattaatagagaatattattgttattgacGTAGCGGCAGAAAATATTCCTAATATAGAAATAGAAGCCCAGCACTCTGATGAGTTCCAGGATCTTACTAAGCGTCATTGATGCAATGTGCTTCCTATCCGAATATTTAGATCCAAGTGCCTTATTCCAGCGTCTGGAGATTGCTGCGTAATCAAGAAGTAGGTGCTCCAGAGTTTCGGACTCTAGTTCGCAGAACCGACAGTTTGCACAAGAGACTATACCCATGTTGAAATTGTGCTTCATAAGCCTACAATGACCAGTGTAAATGGTAGTAGAGGGAATTTGCCTCTGGAGATTAAAACCTCCAATTAACAGCTTCGCCTAGCGCATGCCTGTAGATTATCCTCCCTACAGAACAGGGTTCTTAACTGTCTTAGGCGGAGAAATACATAGAACCGACTATCGAACGAAAAAGAtactgttgatgttgttgtaacggttacctagtccccgcttggatgataagttatagtttggttgtcgtcgaggtcatctaacgggaggcccaggaaacgagctgtttcgacggggtcggaccatagggaaatgtTTGTTGGAGGAAAGGgcttcgttgggcatgcaaagaggtagttagtgtcatgcggagactcattgcacgcaggacatatatttggtatgtcggggtcgattATGGATAAGTAAGAATGTTACCTGATACAGTATTCAGAACGAAGTTCAACAAGGGTCACtttagattcgcgaggcaacttgAGCttaattcccacaacagccggttctaagGTACTGGAATTTACCAGGATTTTATCCTACCAAGGGCAGTTATTCCGACCATGTTTGGATCAGTAAGTAGTCAAATTTTCTGTATACTTAACATGGGGTCAACGAGAGTTTTTATTGTCTAATCAATCCACACTTTCAGTCTTGGTTATTGGATAGCGTCAGATGAATAtagcaacaaaatttaaatacatatttacgaagTATCTTCCATAtccaagtatgtacatactatgCTATGATAACAACTATAGCAAATGTAAACGCAACCACAGATATATATCAACATACACATGATATagtattactaaaaatattttcaaagataattactatacttgtatatagttaGAGAccggcatatatatatataaatatatatatattgcccATATTGGAATTGCACACGAACCGCTCTTATCAGTTAGGACCTGAACAAATGGCTATATCGACAGCACAGATACTAAATGTCGACTACAATATAAACAATGTTGAGCTAAAAGTTAATTTATCAGCAGCTCGTGCCAAAACTGATGTATGTGCATACACTATATTCactcatttgtatgtacatatgttagcaTAGCACTAGCTGTGGCTGAGAATTATGGGGTATTAAGTATATTAAAACACCTATTTGTAAATTGGCGCTTTTTGTATACCTactacattgataaaatatttaatgcatatACAAGGTATACagttatttgtacatatgtatgtcccaaccatataaaaaaaaaaaacattcaactGAAAAGAAAttgctattaaatttaaaaatataaaattttgactcTAAAGACAGATTAACAATAACCAGCTTTTGAACgtagtatattaaaaaattgtatgtacatataaaatataaatatacatatgtatacattttgttGATCTTAATTACTTTGTGTTACATTTCTTACTTTAAATAACCGTTTTTACACactacattaattttatttagagtTGTTTTAAGTCATTTTTCATTCTTCTTCTTTTATACAATTCTCCACTAATTCCCGCAAATTTGGATTCTCCATAGCGGCAGCAATGCGCTCCTTAtcgtttatttgcttatttactaacaaaataaaaaaattaaaaaaaacagaattaatTACTTTAAAGCATTCTGCATAATATTAAAGCAAAACATGTGTCAAATTACTTTCATCCTCTGTTGTATGCGCGCCCTTCTTAATGTATATGTCCAGTTTAATATTATGCGGCAAGCTGCGTTCGACTTTAACACGGATGCATAATCCAATGAGTGTGGCCAAAGAGCAATGTGGCACAGTGGGATTAAATTCAATACGGACCTGTGTGAAGAAAACTTATTAACACGCTATAATGGAGCAAAGTGTTGTAGCGAGCGGataggtttttaaataaaactaccTGCATGCGCACTTATTCATATTTACAGTTTAAACTTTAAAGCAACGGTATTCATCATCGATCcaaaaaacaaatgaatttacataattctttaaattttaaatatgcagTAAGATACGGTTTCAAACATACCACAGATACATTTGATTTTGTTGACGGCTGCACAATGATCCCTTCCTCATAGACAACGTTCAGATCTTCTAACGTACATGGCTTTTCAGGATCTCTTATTGTCCGAAGCACATCTACAACAACACTCAATTATTGTAAACACTTTTCTTGCacgaaattaaaactaaaattttagaaaatgctTACCATATACAGTTTCTTGGAGATCATTTGCGTTTTTATAGCCCAACTCTTG
This genomic window contains:
- the galla-1 gene encoding MIP18 family protein galla-1 isoform X1 codes for the protein MAISTTDVYLSPNAEFPSHFAKFSVFLNKVFIQSCGNSYPNPKVVKRRKLSESDSGGGNNTTLSTARTVDNMLAQKTTKMSLGNETIPIGEDALLQELGYKNANDLQETVYDVLRTIRDPEKPCTLEDLNVVYEEGIIVQPSTKSNVSVVRIEFNPTVPHCSLATLIGLCIRVKVERSLPHNIKLDIYIKKGAHTTEDEINKQINDKERIAAAMENPNLRELVENCIKEEE
- the galla-1 gene encoding MIP18 family protein galla-1 isoform X2, with the translated sequence MLAQKTTKMSLGNETIPIGEDALLQELGYKNANDLQETVYDVLRTIRDPEKPCTLEDLNVVYEEGIIVQPSTKSNVSVVRIEFNPTVPHCSLATLIGLCIRVKVERSLPHNIKLDIYIKKGAHTTEDEINKQINDKERIAAAMENPNLRELVENCIKEEE